A segment of the Tautonia rosea genome:
CGTTGGAGGGCGAGTCTCCATGCAGCGGTACCCGATCCGGCTCGGCGTGGTGGTCGTCTGCCTTGTGCTGGCCATCAGTGCTTCCGGTTGCAACGCCCTTGGGCTTGGCAAGAACAAGGATGGCCGATCCGACCAACCGACCTTCTACGACGAGTTCTTCAGCGGCCAGGACGAGGCCGATGCGATCGCCTCTTCGCGCGAGCAGGACCCGGCCGCCCCGGCCCGGATGCACCGGCGGAACCGTTTGCCCGGCGGCCTCAGCTCCGAGGCGAGGGAAATCGAGCGCGGTTCGTTCAATATCTACTGATCCTCCCCTCTCGGTGGTGCGGGGCAGGAGGACCGGTTGAGGGGCCTTCGGGAGCGTGTTGCGATGTTCCGTCTTCGCCTCCCGATCCGGTGGCCGATCAGCCGGAAAACCGATCGCCCCTGGAACCAGTGGTTCGGCGACCGAGGGGAACGGGCCGCCTCCCGATACCTGCGCCGAAAGGGGATGCGCATCCTCTGCCGGAGCTACCGAACCCCTCGCGGAGAGATTGATCTGGTCGCCCGAGACGGGGACACGCTCGTCTTCGTCGAGGTCAAGACCCGTCGCCGAGGGCAGCCCGCCGAGGCCGTGACCCTGGACAAGCAACGGCGGATCACCCGCGCCTCGCTCCAGTTCCTCAAGTGGCACGGCCTGCTCGACGCGGCTCGTCCGGTCCCCTGCCGGTTCGACATCGTGGCAATTGTCTGGCCCGACGGCCTTGGCCGGCCGACCATCGAGCACTTCCCCGACGCCTTCGACG
Coding sequences within it:
- a CDS encoding YraN family protein yields the protein MFRLRLPIRWPISRKTDRPWNQWFGDRGERAASRYLRRKGMRILCRSYRTPRGEIDLVARDGDTLVFVEVKTRRRGQPAEAVTLDKQRRITRASLQFLKWHGLLDAARPVPCRFDIVAIVWPDGLGRPTIEHFPDAFDAAGPRGQFFV